Proteins encoded by one window of Vicia villosa cultivar HV-30 ecotype Madison, WI unplaced genomic scaffold, Vvil1.0 ctg.002981F_1_1, whole genome shotgun sequence:
- the LOC131640167 gene encoding uncharacterized protein LOC131640167 — protein sequence MDGIFSVASCYRHFVSKRVPCGPFEKFNEVLSLIWKLDVPFKIKAFGWRFFVNRLPFKDLLLVRGIVLSQDNLKCVFCGIVPENREHSFLNCKVVEVVWRDISCWIGKPWRVMEDECKKCFMDWYSFCKKKKVKVGKFGVVWLATIWILWITGNGICFRNEGWDVNNTIWKIKSLIWKWSFIGKITHPICSFYEFDKDPLLFLSWI from the coding sequence ATGGACGGTATCTTCTCCGTGGCATCTTGTTATAGGCATTTTGTTAGTAAGCGTGTTCCATGTGGGCCTTTTGAGAAGTTCAATGAGGTTTTGTCGTTGATATGGAAGTTGGATGTTCCTTTTAAAATCAAAGCTTTTGGTTGGAGGTtttttgtgaataggcttccTTTTAAGGATTTACTCTTGGTTAGAGGTATAGTTTTGTCTCAAGATAAtttaaagtgtgttttttgtggtaTCGTTCCGGAAAACCGAGAACACTCCTTTTTGAATTGTAAAGTTGTGGAGGTGGTGTGGAGGGATATTTCTTGTTGGATTGGGAAGCCTTGGAGGGTCATGGAAGATGAGTGCAAAAAGTGTTTCATGGATTGGTATTCtttttgtaaaaagaaaaaagtgaaagtgGGTAAATTTGGTGTTGTGTGGTTAGCTACAATATGGATTCTTTGGATTACTGGGAATGGGATATGTTTTCGTAATGAAGGTTGGGATGTCAATAATACGATATGGAAGATTAAATCTTTGATATGGAAATGGTCTTTTATTGGAAAAATTACTCATCCCATTTGTAGCTTTTACGAGTTTGACAAGGATCCGTTGTTATTCCTTTCGTGGatctaa